From the genome of Thermosynechococcus sp. NK55a:
ACCATCCAAAGCGCTATAACTACTACCACTAGAACCACCTGTCCCTAGAATGGTGATCTCCCCAGACCCGGAGGTGAGGATTGAACTGTTACTGATCTCTACCCCGCTAGTTGTTGTTGCACCACTGCCATGAATCCTAATATGGCCACCACCTGCATTGAGAGTAGAGGATTGGATACCAACCCCAGCAGTGGTGACACCGATCGCTGGACTGGTGAAAGGATTAGAACCGCCCCCAAAACAATATTGCCACCGTTAGAAATCAGTGAGACTGAGCTTAATTGAATGGTACCGGCACCGTTGTTATCAGCATCGGCATGGAGAATGATATTTAGTCGGCCTACGTCTGAGCGAATGTTATAAGAATAAACAAAAATGTTATTTGCGGCTTGGAAAGTTAGGGAGGCGTCTCCCCCTGCTGTCTTGGTAATAGGAGCAGCAATAGTAATATTACCCGCTTGGCTTCCAGTATCGCCAGTTGTGATGATGACACTAGTCCCGGAATTCAGAGCAGCTTCAATGGCGGTATTCGCAACAGAGGCATTATCATCTGTGGGGGTAAAAATATCAGGATTGGTACCAGAAAATGTACCCTTACTGGTGCCGCCGCTAATGGTGACATTGCGTGGGTCAAGGAGCCATGTACCGGACTGACCATTAGCTGCAGTGGCATCTACTGTTCCCCAAACGCTCAGTAATTCTCGACCGGAGGTTTCAACAAAGCCCCCATTACCGCCAAGTTGGCCACCGCGTGCAGTGATAGTGCCGCCAAATTGAGTGCTGTTGTCTGCCCATGCAATGACGGTGCCACCATTGCCTTGATTGAGAGCATCTGCTGCCATCAGACTGCCGCTGTTGATAAAGAGATTCTGGGCATTGAAACTGCTATGCAATCGGTTGGTGCCAGTGGTACCTCCTAGGTAATCGCCCCCCAACAGAATCGTGCCACCCCCGAGCTGACCAGAAGCGGTTAAGTTGGTATTGATGAGGGCGATATTTTGACCGGTGATCGTGATTTTGCCACCAGTACCTATGGGATTGGCGACGGAAAGGCTGCCACTGATGACGGCGGTGTTGGTTGTGGTGGGGATTTTACTGGGGTCATGGACAAGGTGAATGGTGCCATCGGGGTTTCGAATGACGCTGTTGACAGGTTGTGAACCCTGGCCAGTGAGTAAGCTGGGTAAGTCCACAGCAGCGATCGCTCCTCCAGAGGGTAGTCGCTCCTGAGGAATCTCAAGGCTGAGCAGCATTCCCTCTTGGGAGACACGCACCATTCCTGTTTCAGGTACAGCTACAATGTGGATATTTCCTGCGGGGGCTGCGAGTATACCTGTGTTGATCACTTGGTATGCCATCAGGCTGAGGGTTTGACCCCTAGCAACCCTAAGCTCACCTTCATTGATGATGAGGCCTTTGCTCAGAAATTCAAAACCGCTGGGCTGACTATTGAGGGATAGATAGAGATTCTGGCCATTGACATCAAAGACCCCTCCCTCAAACAGCACCCGTTGAGCAGTGGAGGCATGGAAAGCAGCGGGAAGATTCAAGCGGGCATTGGGGCCAAAAACAATCCCC
Proteins encoded in this window:
- a CDS encoding filamentous hemagglutinin N-terminal domain-containing protein: MKTLQRYLFTIALAFGGLGLCSDAVYSQITPAINGTNTTVIHNGQQIDISGGSLSGNGQNLFHLFRDFNVGNGQIANFLSNPQIRNILAGVNGGNASYINGLIQITGGNSNLYLLNPAGIVFGPNARLNLPAAFHASTAQRVLFEGGVFDVNGQNLYLSLNSQPSGFEFLSKGLIINEGELRVARGQTLSLMAYQVINTGILAAPAGNIHIVAVPETGMVRVSQEGMLLSLEIPQERLPSGGAIAAVDLPSLLTGQGSQPVNSVIRNPDGTIHLVHDPSKIPTTTNTAVISGSLSVANPIGTGGKITITGQNIALINTNLTASGQLGGGTILLGGDYLGGTTGTNRLHSSFNAQNLFINSGSLMAADALNQGNGGTVIAWADNSTQFGGTITARGGQLGGNGGFVETSGRELLSVWGTVDATAANGQSGTWLLDPRNVTISGGTSKGTFSGTNPDIFTPTDDNASVANTAIEAALNSGTSVIITTGDTGSQAGNITIAAPITKTAGGDASLTFQAANNIFVYSYNIRSDVGRLNIILHADADNNGAGTIQLSSVSLISNGGNIVLGAVLILSPVQRSVSPLLGLVSNPLLSMQVVAILGFMAVVQQQLAG